Proteins co-encoded in one Amaranthus tricolor cultivar Red isolate AtriRed21 chromosome 7, ASM2621246v1, whole genome shotgun sequence genomic window:
- the LOC130818952 gene encoding protein BONZAI 3-like, with the protein MGGCFSDLKAGQAAVGGPLPMLAAGHNDAVDHFYRKKGYQPLFTQIELSLSASGLLDLDIMSKSDPMAVVYMKKQNGTLLEIGRTEVILNNLNPVFIQKIPVAYQFEIVQSLVFQLYDVDTKFNNVPVKALKLQDQEFLGEASCVLSEIFTKRDKTLTLKLHNQRRKNAGMVTVHAEETLATKHAVDLVFRCTHLDNKDSFSKSDPFLRISRKVETGDAIPICKTEVINNNLNPVWRPLCLTTQQFGSKDNPMIIECFDFNSNGSHTLIGKLHTSMSALENLYREKTCLNFVKTHHGKDKVLNGKLFVDAFSEKQVYSFLDYISSGFELNFMVAIDFTASNGNPRSSESLHYIDPSGRLNAYQQAIMEVGEVLQFYDSDRRFPAWGFGGMLMDRSVSHCFNLNGSPYDEVEGIAGIMAAYNAALQSVALSGPTLFGNVVNKAAEIAVQSLLHTRNKYYVLLIITDGVLTDIKETIDAVVKASDLPLSILIVGVGAADFTQMEILDADTKRLESTTGRIATRDIVQFVAMREVQAGQRSMVQEVLEELPGQFVAYMQSRDIKPLNVNTETTLHQAPLVNHHL; encoded by the exons TTATCTCTGTCTGCTTCAGGGCTGCTTGATCTTGACATTATGTCAAAG AGTGATCCCATGGCTGTTGTTTACATGAAGAAGCAGAATGGGACTCTTCTGGAAATTGGTCGTACAGAGGTCATCTTAAACAACTTGAATCCTGTTTTTATTCAGAAAATACCTGTTGCCTACCAGTTTGAAATTGTTCAGTCACTCGT GTTTCAGCTATATGATGTTGATACAAAATTTAACAATGTGCCAGTTAAG GCACTCAAGTTACAGGATCAAGAATTTCTTGGAGAAGCTAGCTGTGTCTTGTCAGAG ATTTTCACTAAACGTGATAAGACTTTGACTTTAAAGTTGCACAACCAAAGAAGGAAAAATGCAGGCATGGTAACTGTTCATGCAGAAGAAACTCTTGCTACTAAACATGCTGTAGACCTTGTATTCCGTTGTACCCATCTGGATAACAAAGATAGCTTTTCCAAAAGT GATCCCTTCTTGCGCATATCCAGGAAAGTTGAGACTGGAGATGCTATTCCAATCTGCAAGACAGAGGTGATTAACAACAACCTGAATCCTGTTTGGAGGCCTCTTTGTTTGACTACACAACAGTTTGGAAGCAAG GATAATCCAATGATTATTGAGTGTTTTGATTTTAACAGTAATGGTAGTCATACTCTAATTGG AAAACTTCACACATCAATGTCAGCCTTAGAAAATCTGTACAGAGAAAAGACGTGTCTCAACTTTGTTAAGACACACCATGGTAAAGATAAG GTTCTTAATGGTAAGCTATTTGTAGATGCATTCAGTGAAAAGCAGGTGTACAGCTTTCTTGATTACATTTCTAGTGGTTTTGAGCTCAACTTTATGGTTGCCATTGACTTTACAG CTTCAAATGGAAATCCGAGAAGTTCGGAGTCGTTGCACTATATTGACCCCTCTGGCAGATTGAATGCTTACCAGCAA GCTATAATGGAGGTTGGAGAGGTTTTACAATTTTACGACTCTGACCGGCGTTTTCCTGCTTGGGGTTTTGGAGGAATGTTAATGGACCGCAGTGTTTCCCATTGCTTTAACTTGAATGGAAGCCCTTATGATGAG GTTGAAGGCATTGCAGGGATTATGGCTGCCTACAACGCTGCTCTACAATCTGTTGCACTTAGTGGGCCTACTTTATTTGGCAATGTAGTCAACAAAGCAGCAGAAATTGCTGTCCAGTCCCTTCTACATACTAGAAACAAGTACTACGTATTGCTAATCATTACG GATGGAGTTCTCACAGATATAAAAGAAACTATAGATGCTGTGGTAAAGGCATCTGATTTACCTCTATCAATACTAATTGTTGGAGTGGGTGCTGCTGATTTTACGCAAATGGAG ATTCTTGATGCTGATACCAAGAGATTGGAAAGCACTACAGGTCGAATAGCTACACGAGACATTGTCCAATTCGTCGCTATGCGTGAAGTTCAAG CAGGACAACGATCCATGGTTCAAGAGGTCTTGGAAGAGTTGCCTGGACAATTCGTGGCGTACATGCAGAGCAGAGATATCAAGCCACTAAACGTGAACACGGAAACTACATTGCACCAAGCACCCCTTGTGAACCATCATCTTTAA